One region of Streptomyces davaonensis JCM 4913 genomic DNA includes:
- a CDS encoding HAMP domain-containing protein, translating into MNQRKPRGGTTAVDTASLNRLLAALVSMRDGNFRKRLTVSGDGVMSEIAAVFNEVADRNLHLTGELSRVRRMVGREGKLTERLETGACEGSWAAAVDNSNALVEDLVRPVSEVGRVLSAVAEGDLSPRMELRTQAPDGTGHPLRGEFLKVGRTVNNLVDQLSTFTDEVTRVASEVGTEGKLGGQARVRGMSGSWKDLTDSVNTMAYRLTAQVRDIALVTTAVAKGDLSRKVTVHVAGEMLELKNTVNTMVDQLSSFSSEVTRVAREVGTEGELGGQAQVPGVAGVWKDLTDSVNLMAGNLTAQVRGISQVTTAVANGDLSQKVTVSARGEVAQLADTMNQMTETLRIFADEVTRVANEVGAEGQLGGQANVPGAAGTWKDLTDSVNTVFRNLTIQVRDIAAVTTAVASGDLSQKVTVDVAGEMLELKNTVNGMVDQLSSFGSEVTRVAREVGVEGELGGQAQVPGAAGTWKDLTDSVNTAFRNLTGQVRNIAQVTTAVANGDLSQKVTVDVSGEMLQLKNTVNTMVDQLSAFADQVTRMARDVGTEGRLGGQAVVPGVSGTWKELTDSVNFMGGNLTSQVRQIAQVTTAVARGDLSQKIDVDARGEILELKNTINTMVDQLSGFAEQVTRVAREVGTEGRLGGQAQVPGVAGVWRDLTDSVNGMAGNLTAQVRGISQVATAVARGDLSQKITVDARGEILELKNTLNTMVDQLSSFAEEVTRVAREVGTEGQLGGQAEVQGVSGTWKDLTQSVNFMANNLTIQVRNIAEVTTAVAKGDLSKKITVDAKGEILELVSTVNTMVDQLSSFAEQVTRVAREVGTEGILGGQAHASGVTGIWKDLTDNVNLMANNLTVQVRNISQVASAVANGDLTRTVTIEARGEVAQLADTFNTMVKTLSSFADQVTKVAREVGTDGILGGQARVPGVAGTWKDLTESVNQMASNLTGQVRNIAMVTTAIAKGDLTKKIDIDARGEILELKTTINTMVDQLSSFAEEVTRVAREVGTEGQLGGQARVRDVDGTWRDLTESVNEMAGNLTRQVRAIARVATAVTRGDLNLKIDVDASGEIQELQDYINKMIANLRDTTIANKEQDWLKGNLARISALMQGRRDLQDVASLIMSELTPVVSAQHGAFFLAMPDASHGEEDQYELRMLGSYGYSMGSMPTSFRPGEALVGTAAQEKRTILVENAPSGYLKISSGLGEAPPAQVIVLPVLFEGKVLGVIELASFTPFNQIQKDFLNQIAEMIATSVNTISVNTKTEVLLKQSQELTEQLQERSAELENRQKALQASNAELEEKAELLAQQNRDIEVKNTEIEEARQVLEERAEQLAVSMRYKSEFLANMSHELRTPLNSLLILAKLLADNADANLTPKQVEFAETIHGAGSDLLQLINDILDLSKVEAGKMDVSPTRIALVQLVDYVEATFRPLTAEKGLDLSVRVSPELPATLHTDEQRLLQVLRNLLSNAVKFTDSGSVELVIRPAGADVPVGIREQLLETGSLRDADAGLIAFSVTDTGIGIAASKMRVIFEAFKQADGTTSRKYGGTGLGLSISREIAQLLGGEIHAQSEPGRGSTFTLYLPLHPSELPPQGYQQPMAALEAGDLVPSAAELSGAEIETPAEVKSYQETQNGAAALFRRRRRSTAGELEQRPLQQEWPTVELEAAPQVRRGIRFGGEKVLIVDDDIRNVFALTSVLEQHGLSVLYAENGREGIEVLEQHDDVAVVLMDIMMPEMDGYATTTAIRRMPQFAGLPIIALTAKAMKGDREKAIESGASDYVTKPVDPDHLLSVMEQWMREE; encoded by the coding sequence ATGAACCAGCGCAAACCGCGCGGTGGGACCACCGCGGTGGACACGGCTTCCCTGAACCGGCTGCTGGCGGCCCTGGTCTCCATGCGGGACGGGAACTTCCGCAAGCGGCTCACGGTCTCCGGCGACGGCGTGATGTCCGAGATCGCGGCCGTGTTCAACGAGGTGGCCGACCGGAATCTGCATCTGACCGGCGAGCTGTCCCGGGTGCGGCGCATGGTGGGCCGCGAGGGCAAGCTCACGGAACGGCTGGAAACCGGCGCCTGTGAGGGTTCCTGGGCGGCCGCCGTCGACAACTCCAACGCCCTGGTCGAAGATCTCGTACGGCCCGTCTCCGAGGTCGGCCGGGTGCTCTCCGCGGTCGCGGAGGGCGATCTGTCGCCGCGCATGGAGCTGCGGACGCAGGCCCCGGACGGCACCGGGCATCCGCTGCGCGGGGAGTTCCTGAAGGTCGGCCGTACCGTCAACAATCTTGTCGACCAGCTGTCCACGTTCACCGACGAGGTCACCCGGGTGGCCAGTGAGGTGGGCACCGAGGGCAAGCTGGGCGGGCAGGCACGCGTGCGTGGCATGTCGGGTTCGTGGAAGGACCTCACGGACTCCGTCAACACGATGGCGTACCGGCTGACCGCGCAGGTCCGGGACATCGCGCTGGTGACCACCGCGGTCGCCAAGGGCGATCTGTCGCGGAAGGTCACCGTTCATGTGGCCGGCGAGATGCTGGAGCTGAAGAACACCGTCAACACGATGGTGGACCAGCTGTCGTCGTTCTCCTCCGAGGTGACCCGGGTCGCGCGCGAGGTGGGCACCGAGGGCGAGCTCGGCGGGCAGGCGCAGGTGCCGGGTGTGGCGGGCGTGTGGAAGGACCTCACCGATTCGGTGAACCTCATGGCCGGCAACCTCACCGCGCAGGTGCGCGGGATCTCACAGGTGACCACGGCGGTCGCCAACGGGGATCTGTCGCAGAAGGTGACCGTGTCGGCGCGCGGTGAGGTCGCGCAGCTCGCGGACACCATGAATCAGATGACCGAGACGCTGCGGATCTTCGCCGACGAGGTCACGCGCGTGGCCAACGAGGTCGGCGCCGAGGGCCAGCTGGGCGGGCAGGCCAATGTGCCGGGGGCCGCGGGGACGTGGAAGGACCTGACGGACTCCGTCAACACGGTCTTCCGGAACCTGACGATCCAGGTGCGCGACATCGCCGCCGTGACGACGGCTGTGGCCAGCGGTGATCTGTCGCAGAAGGTCACCGTGGACGTGGCCGGCGAGATGCTGGAGCTGAAGAACACCGTCAACGGCATGGTCGACCAGCTGTCGTCCTTCGGTTCCGAGGTCACGCGCGTGGCGCGCGAGGTCGGTGTCGAGGGTGAGCTGGGCGGCCAGGCGCAGGTGCCGGGGGCCGCGGGGACGTGGAAGGACCTGACGGACTCCGTCAACACCGCGTTCCGTAACCTCACCGGGCAGGTGCGCAACATCGCCCAGGTGACGACGGCCGTGGCCAACGGCGACCTCTCGCAGAAGGTCACCGTGGACGTCTCCGGCGAGATGCTCCAGCTGAAGAACACCGTGAACACGATGGTGGACCAGCTCTCGGCCTTCGCCGACCAGGTGACGCGGATGGCCCGGGACGTGGGCACGGAGGGGCGCCTGGGCGGTCAGGCGGTCGTACCGGGCGTGTCCGGTACCTGGAAGGAGCTGACCGACTCCGTCAACTTCATGGGTGGCAACCTCACCTCGCAGGTGCGGCAGATCGCCCAGGTGACGACGGCGGTGGCGCGCGGCGACCTCTCCCAGAAGATCGACGTCGACGCGCGGGGCGAGATCCTGGAGCTGAAGAACACCATCAACACGATGGTCGACCAGCTCTCCGGCTTCGCCGAGCAGGTGACCCGGGTGGCCCGTGAGGTGGGTACCGAGGGGCGGCTCGGCGGGCAGGCGCAGGTGCCCGGCGTGGCCGGTGTGTGGCGGGACCTGACCGACTCCGTGAACGGCATGGCCGGCAACCTCACCGCGCAGGTGCGCGGGATCTCGCAGGTCGCCACCGCGGTGGCCCGGGGCGACCTGTCCCAGAAGATCACCGTGGACGCGCGCGGGGAGATCCTGGAGCTGAAGAACACCCTGAACACGATGGTCGACCAGCTGTCCTCCTTCGCGGAGGAGGTCACCAGGGTGGCCCGTGAGGTGGGTACGGAGGGTCAGCTCGGCGGGCAGGCCGAGGTGCAGGGGGTCTCCGGCACCTGGAAGGACCTCACCCAGTCCGTGAACTTCATGGCGAACAACCTGACCATCCAGGTGCGGAACATCGCCGAGGTCACCACGGCGGTCGCCAAGGGCGATCTGTCGAAGAAGATCACCGTCGACGCCAAGGGCGAGATCCTCGAACTCGTCAGCACCGTGAACACGATGGTCGACCAACTGTCGTCCTTCGCCGAGCAGGTGACCCGGGTGGCCCGCGAGGTGGGCACCGAGGGCATCCTGGGCGGTCAGGCCCACGCGTCGGGTGTCACGGGCATCTGGAAGGACCTCACCGACAACGTCAACCTGATGGCCAACAACCTGACCGTGCAGGTGCGGAACATCTCCCAGGTCGCGTCCGCGGTCGCCAACGGCGATCTGACCCGGACGGTGACGATCGAGGCGCGCGGCGAGGTCGCGCAGCTCGCGGACACCTTCAACACCATGGTGAAGACGCTGAGTTCGTTCGCCGACCAGGTCACCAAGGTGGCCCGCGAGGTGGGCACCGACGGCATCCTGGGCGGTCAGGCGCGGGTGCCCGGCGTGGCCGGCACCTGGAAGGACCTCACCGAGTCGGTGAACCAGATGGCGTCCAACCTGACCGGTCAGGTGCGGAACATCGCCATGGTCACCACCGCCATCGCCAAGGGCGACCTGACCAAGAAGATCGACATTGATGCCCGGGGCGAGATCCTGGAGCTGAAGACGACGATCAACACGATGGTCGACCAGCTGTCCTCCTTCGCGGAGGAAGTCACCCGCGTCGCCCGCGAGGTGGGCACCGAAGGACAGCTCGGCGGCCAGGCACGCGTGCGTGACGTCGACGGCACCTGGCGGGACCTGACCGAGTCGGTGAACGAGATGGCCGGGAACCTGACCCGGCAGGTGCGTGCCATCGCGCGCGTGGCGACCGCGGTGACCCGCGGTGACCTGAACCTGAAGATCGACGTCGACGCCTCCGGCGAGATCCAGGAACTCCAGGACTACATCAACAAGATGATCGCCAACCTGCGTGACACCACGATCGCCAACAAGGAACAGGACTGGCTCAAGGGCAACCTCGCCCGCATCTCCGCGCTGATGCAGGGCCGCCGGGACCTCCAGGACGTGGCCTCGCTGATCATGAGCGAGCTGACCCCGGTGGTCTCCGCGCAGCACGGCGCGTTCTTCCTGGCGATGCCCGACGCGAGCCATGGCGAAGAGGACCAGTACGAGCTGCGGATGCTGGGCTCGTACGGCTACTCGATGGGTTCCATGCCCACCTCTTTCCGGCCGGGCGAGGCGCTGGTCGGTACGGCGGCGCAGGAGAAACGCACGATCCTGGTGGAGAACGCGCCCAGCGGCTATCTGAAGATCTCCTCCGGGCTCGGCGAGGCGCCGCCCGCGCAGGTGATCGTGTTGCCGGTGCTGTTCGAGGGCAAGGTGCTCGGTGTGATCGAGCTGGCCTCCTTCACGCCGTTCAACCAGATCCAGAAGGACTTCCTGAACCAGATCGCGGAGATGATCGCGACCAGCGTCAACACCATCTCGGTCAACACCAAGACCGAGGTCCTGCTGAAGCAGTCGCAGGAGCTCACCGAGCAACTCCAGGAGCGATCGGCCGAGTTGGAGAACCGGCAGAAGGCACTCCAGGCGTCCAACGCCGAACTGGAGGAGAAGGCCGAGCTGCTGGCCCAGCAGAACCGTGACATCGAGGTGAAGAACACCGAGATCGAGGAGGCGCGGCAGGTCCTGGAGGAGCGCGCCGAGCAGCTCGCGGTGTCGATGCGGTACAAGAGCGAGTTCCTCGCCAACATGTCGCACGAGCTGCGCACGCCGCTCAACTCGCTGCTGATCCTGGCCAAGTTGCTCGCCGACAACGCGGACGCCAACCTCACCCCGAAGCAGGTCGAGTTCGCCGAGACCATCCATGGCGCCGGTTCCGATCTGCTCCAGCTGATCAACGACATCCTCGACCTGTCCAAGGTCGAGGCGGGCAAGATGGACGTCTCCCCGACCCGGATCGCGCTCGTCCAGCTCGTCGACTACGTCGAGGCCACCTTCCGCCCGCTGACCGCGGAGAAGGGCCTGGACCTGTCCGTACGGGTCTCGCCGGAGCTGCCCGCCACTCTGCACACCGACGAGCAGCGGCTGCTCCAGGTGCTGCGCAACCTGCTGTCCAACGCGGTGAAGTTCACCGACTCCGGCTCGGTCGAGCTGGTCATCCGGCCGGCCGGGGCGGATGTGCCGGTCGGGATCCGGGAGCAGTTGCTGGAGACCGGTTCGCTGCGGGACGCGGACGCCGGACTGATCGCCTTCTCGGTGACGGACACCGGCATCGGCATCGCCGCCAGCAAGATGCGGGTGATCTTCGAGGCGTTCAAGCAGGCCGACGGCACGACCAGCCGCAAGTACGGCGGTACGGGCCTGGGGCTTTCGATCTCCCGGGAGATCGCCCAGTTGCTCGGCGGCGAGATCCACGCCCAGAGCGAACCGGGACGCGGCTCGACCTTCACGCTGTACCTGCCGCTGCACCCGAGCGAGCTGCCCCCGCAGGGCTATCAGCAGCCCATGGCCGCTTTGGAGGCCGGTGACCTGGTGCCGTCCGCCGCGGAGCTGTCGGGCGCGGAGATCGAGACGCCGGCCGAGGTGAAGTCGTACCAGGAGACGCAGAACGGTGCCGCCGCGCTCTTCCGGCGCCGCCGCCGCAGTACCGCCGGTGAGCTGGAGCAGCGGCCGCTTCAGCAGGAGTGGCCGACCGTGGAGCTGGAGGCGGCGCCGCAGGTGCGCCGGGGCATCCGGTTCGGCGGCGAGAAGGTGCTGATCGTCGACGACGACATCCGCAACGTCTTCGCGCTCACCAGCGTCCTGGAACAGCACGGCCTTTCGGTGCTGTACGCCGAGAACGGCCGCGAGGGCATCGAAGTGCTGGAGCAGCACGACGATGTGGCGGTCGTGCTGATGGACATCATGATGCCCGAGATGGACGGGTACGCGACGACCACGGCGATCCGCCGGATGCCGCAGTTCGCCGGGCTGCCGATCATCGCGCTGACCGCCAAGGCCATGAAGGGCGACCGGGAGAAGGCGATCGAGTCGGGCGCCTCCGACTACGTCACCAAGCCCGTCGACCCCGATCACCTGCTGTCGGTGATGGAGCAGTGGATGCGGGAGGAGTGA
- a CDS encoding SpoIIE family protein phosphatase yields the protein MTTGLIPGEQPSDPRPKDGLPHQRHEPAGQGALHSDNRSRSSVITARAAASFEPVGRSVASARSFVRDTLQGWGFADILDDAVVLTSELVTNAVVHAGTSADVLCLRTEDGVRIEVADRYPERDIPLQGRADDMASPDREGGRGLQLCRALANRWGVDYTPTHKQVWFQLDLPARPVGTRAAGPSLPADLLPLADGRVRVAVVQIDRTGSISAWNEDAEELFGYAAEQVTGKPLTDLAAWPHTPGTSTGIAEALQLSRWEGSYGIRGASGRVTPVYASHLRVRDTGGEPSTVCLLVRDHERAVLQTPLRILSSDAGGSGEGQSTDPFEVFIGSPAPDDLDGLLQRTVERARDMLDGDSAFLLLATDDETELEVRASTGLPSARQRFARVPVEAGPGRYGSARMPAVHEDLTMVPGAVPLLSGTGMRSVVTVPLKVEGRLTGSLGVAAEAPSRYSNEEALRLQFAADRIALAVESARLGELERLRRGSLSFLVEASDLLAGTLDRDQTLALMAQMTVPTLATWCAVYTIADQASEPYLSYVLHEDEELIDGIKSLLSKIAPPDPVPTPGARIWSAPAEAAHEAALRTSMRSLGLGSVPRVSSGIGPTLATASAVGGETVVLPLVARNRVIGMLTLGKPTDEHFRQEILELAEDLSRRAALALDNARLYSERTAISQSLQRSLLPPELPVIDGVEVEVIYRAAGEGNEVGGDFYDVFPISDGAYGFAIGDVCGTGPNAAAVTGLARHALRLLAREGLSGPAVLERLNSAILDEGARSRFLTLLYGELRPQDDGSAELKVVCAGHPLPLRLRQDGTVEPAAEPQPLLGVMEDLELYEQTVTLDPGDVLLCVTDGVTERREGSRMLGDDGLTDVLTTCTGLTAGAVAARIMRAVERFASDAPSDDMAILAMRVPGLHKD from the coding sequence ATGACCACCGGACTGATCCCGGGGGAGCAGCCCTCGGACCCCCGGCCGAAGGACGGCCTGCCGCACCAGCGGCACGAGCCGGCAGGCCAGGGAGCCCTGCACAGCGACAACCGGTCGAGGAGTTCTGTGATCACCGCGCGCGCGGCCGCCAGCTTCGAGCCCGTCGGGCGCTCGGTCGCGAGCGCCCGCTCCTTCGTCCGCGACACCCTCCAGGGCTGGGGCTTCGCCGACATCCTCGACGACGCCGTGGTCCTCACCAGCGAGCTGGTGACCAACGCCGTGGTGCACGCGGGCACTTCCGCCGACGTCCTGTGCCTGCGCACCGAGGACGGCGTCCGCATCGAGGTCGCCGACCGCTACCCCGAGCGCGACATCCCGCTCCAGGGCAGGGCCGACGACATGGCCAGCCCCGACCGCGAGGGCGGCCGCGGCCTCCAGCTGTGCCGGGCACTGGCCAACCGCTGGGGCGTCGACTACACGCCCACCCACAAGCAGGTCTGGTTCCAACTCGACCTCCCCGCGCGCCCGGTGGGTACCCGCGCCGCGGGCCCCTCGCTCCCCGCCGACCTCCTCCCGCTGGCCGACGGCCGCGTCCGTGTCGCCGTCGTCCAGATCGACCGCACCGGCTCCATCTCCGCGTGGAACGAGGACGCCGAGGAACTCTTCGGCTACGCCGCCGAACAGGTCACCGGCAAGCCGCTCACCGACCTCGCCGCCTGGCCGCACACCCCGGGCACCAGCACCGGCATCGCGGAGGCCCTCCAACTCTCCCGCTGGGAGGGCAGTTACGGCATCCGCGGCGCAAGCGGCCGGGTCACTCCGGTGTACGCCTCACACCTCCGGGTCCGCGACACCGGCGGCGAGCCGTCCACGGTCTGCCTCCTCGTCCGGGACCACGAACGCGCGGTCCTCCAGACGCCGTTGCGCATTCTGTCCTCCGACGCCGGTGGCTCCGGCGAGGGCCAGAGCACCGACCCCTTCGAGGTGTTCATCGGCTCCCCGGCCCCGGACGACCTCGACGGCCTCCTCCAGCGCACGGTGGAGCGCGCCCGCGACATGCTCGACGGCGACTCCGCGTTCCTGCTCCTGGCCACCGACGACGAGACCGAGCTGGAGGTCCGCGCCTCCACCGGCCTGCCCTCCGCCCGCCAGCGCTTCGCGCGCGTGCCCGTCGAAGCGGGCCCCGGCCGCTACGGCTCGGCCCGGATGCCGGCGGTCCACGAGGACCTCACGATGGTCCCCGGCGCCGTCCCGTTGCTCAGTGGCACCGGCATGCGCTCCGTGGTCACCGTCCCGCTGAAGGTCGAGGGCCGCCTCACCGGCTCCCTCGGCGTCGCTGCCGAAGCTCCGAGCCGCTACTCCAACGAGGAGGCCCTGCGCCTTCAGTTCGCCGCCGACCGCATCGCGCTGGCCGTCGAGTCGGCCCGCCTCGGCGAACTGGAGCGGCTGCGCCGCGGTTCGCTGAGCTTCCTGGTCGAGGCCTCCGACCTGCTCGCCGGCACCCTGGACCGCGACCAGACCCTCGCCTTGATGGCCCAGATGACGGTCCCCACCCTGGCCACCTGGTGCGCCGTCTACACCATCGCCGACCAGGCCTCCGAGCCCTACCTGTCCTACGTCCTGCACGAGGACGAGGAACTCATCGACGGCATCAAGTCGTTGCTCTCGAAGATCGCCCCGCCCGACCCCGTGCCCACCCCGGGCGCCCGCATCTGGTCCGCCCCCGCGGAGGCCGCCCACGAGGCCGCCCTGCGCACCTCCATGCGCAGCCTCGGCCTGGGCTCCGTCCCCCGCGTCAGCTCCGGCATCGGCCCGACCCTCGCCACGGCCTCCGCGGTCGGCGGCGAGACGGTCGTACTGCCGCTGGTTGCCCGCAACCGCGTCATCGGCATGCTCACCCTCGGCAAGCCCACGGACGAGCACTTCCGCCAGGAGATCCTGGAACTGGCGGAAGACCTCTCCCGCCGGGCCGCCCTGGCCCTCGACAACGCCCGCCTGTACTCCGAGCGCACAGCCATCAGCCAGTCCCTCCAACGCAGCCTCCTGCCGCCCGAACTCCCCGTCATCGACGGCGTGGAGGTCGAGGTCATCTACCGCGCCGCGGGCGAGGGCAACGAGGTCGGCGGCGACTTCTACGACGTCTTCCCGATCAGCGACGGCGCCTACGGCTTCGCCATCGGCGACGTCTGCGGCACCGGCCCGAACGCGGCGGCCGTCACCGGCCTGGCGCGGCACGCCCTGCGCCTCCTCGCGCGGGAGGGCCTCAGCGGCCCGGCGGTCCTGGAGCGCCTCAACTCCGCGATCCTCGACGAGGGCGCCCGCAGCCGCTTCCTGACCCTCCTCTACGGCGAACTGCGCCCGCAGGACGACGGCAGCGCGGAGCTGAAGGTGGTCTGCGCCGGCCACCCCCTCCCGCTCCGCCTGCGCCAGGACGGCACCGTCGAACCGGCCGCCGAGCCCCAGCCGTTGCTCGGCGTCATGGAGGACCTGGAGCTGTACGAGCAGACCGTCACCCTCGACCCCGGAGACGTCCTGCTGTGCGTCACGGACGGCGTCACCGAGCGCCGCGAGGGCAGCCGCATGCTGGGCGACGACGGCCTCACCGACGTCCTGACGACCTGCACGGGCCTGACCGCGGGCG